Proteins from one Desulfonatronovibrio hydrogenovorans DSM 9292 genomic window:
- the pseF gene encoding pseudaminic acid cytidylyltransferase, with protein sequence MNCIALIPARGGSKRLPGKNIKSVMGKPMIAYPISTALQSKVFERVLVSTEDNEIADISTKCGAEVVPRPSELATDQATVHQVVRHTLASLERAGELPGCFCIIYPTAILLEPRHLVESHALLSTRNVDCVLAIQKFKPHPFKALSYEKNVLFPAFPEHFTKKGQQLPSFFAPAGAFHWMRSQAFLDAQGPVWTMSRSGYILKSYEAIDIDEHEDLAMAERLLIAKTDVR encoded by the coding sequence ATGAACTGTATAGCCTTAATACCTGCCAGGGGGGGATCAAAACGTTTACCTGGTAAAAACATCAAAAGCGTCATGGGCAAACCCATGATAGCTTACCCAATCAGCACAGCGCTTCAGAGCAAGGTCTTTGAGCGGGTATTGGTTTCCACGGAAGATAACGAAATTGCAGATATTTCGACTAAGTGCGGAGCGGAAGTTGTGCCCCGGCCTTCTGAACTCGCAACGGACCAAGCCACAGTGCACCAGGTTGTCAGGCATACATTGGCGAGTTTGGAAAGAGCTGGAGAGTTGCCGGGTTGCTTTTGCATTATCTATCCGACAGCGATACTGCTTGAGCCGAGGCACCTTGTGGAAAGCCATGCATTGCTCTCAACCAGAAATGTCGATTGCGTTCTGGCGATCCAAAAGTTCAAGCCTCATCCTTTCAAAGCCCTCTCATATGAAAAGAATGTACTTTTTCCTGCCTTTCCTGAGCACTTCACCAAAAAGGGGCAGCAGTTGCCCAGCTTTTTTGCTCCTGCGGGCGCATTTCACTGGATGAGAAGTCAAGCATTTCTTGATGCCCAAGGCCCTGTATGGACCATGTCCAGGTCTGGCTACATCCTTAAATCATATGAAGCAATAGATATTGATGAACACGAAGACTTGGCAATGGCTGAGCGTCTTTTAATAGCCAAGACCGACGTTAGGTAA
- the pseG gene encoding UDP-2,4-diacetamido-2,4,6-trideoxy-beta-L-altropyranose hydrolase: MKIAIRVDASLQIGTGHVMRCLTLAETLQRKGARIIFICREHPGHLCKHIEEKGFQLYRFPLSVQKESNNSQIDMANSSSCASWLGVSWKKDADETINVLLQEEISCLIVDHFGIDASWERRVKNHAPANLAVIDGQLDRPHECDFLLDPNLTCKAAERWKNLVPPHCKLFLGPRFAFLRPEFLEERSRLRRRDGHVQNILIAFGGVDKNNATGMALTALKHVDLSGIVVNVVAGVGNPYMADLERASRFHAKMNYHAQSFDMAKLMAVADLCLGAGGTMAWERCYMGLPSIMISIADNQIDNCRSLAREGAALYLGRQQEVQVRKIVGSINFAFTNPQELRKIGEKCIHLMGEPASGMHEFCQAILR, from the coding sequence ATGAAAATCGCCATCCGCGTTGACGCATCCCTGCAAATCGGCACCGGCCATGTCATGCGTTGCCTGACCCTTGCCGAGACATTGCAGCGTAAGGGAGCGCGGATAATATTCATTTGTCGGGAACATCCTGGACATCTTTGCAAACATATTGAGGAAAAAGGGTTTCAATTGTACAGGTTTCCTTTGTCTGTGCAAAAAGAGAGTAACAATTCGCAAATTGATATGGCAAATAGTTCATCTTGCGCATCTTGGCTTGGTGTTTCCTGGAAGAAAGATGCTGATGAAACTATTAATGTTCTTTTACAAGAAGAGATAAGTTGCCTCATAGTCGATCACTTTGGAATTGATGCCTCCTGGGAGAGGCGAGTTAAAAATCATGCACCAGCAAATCTTGCAGTAATTGATGGGCAGCTTGACAGGCCTCATGAATGCGATTTTTTGCTTGATCCAAATCTTACCTGCAAAGCTGCTGAACGGTGGAAAAACTTAGTGCCTCCCCATTGCAAGCTGTTTTTGGGTCCACGGTTTGCCTTTTTAAGGCCTGAGTTCTTAGAAGAGCGGAGCAGGCTAAGAAGGCGTGACGGTCATGTTCAAAATATCCTTATCGCCTTTGGAGGTGTTGACAAGAATAATGCTACTGGAATGGCATTGACGGCACTTAAGCATGTTGATTTGTCCGGAATTGTCGTGAATGTTGTTGCTGGTGTCGGCAATCCTTACATGGCAGATTTGGAAAGAGCCAGCCGTTTTCATGCAAAAATGAACTACCATGCACAGTCGTTTGATATGGCAAAGCTTATGGCCGTCGCGGATCTATGCTTGGGGGCGGGGGGGACTATGGCCTGGGAGCGTTGCTATATGGGGCTTCCGAGCATTATGATATCAATTGCAGACAACCAGATCGATAACTGCAGGTCATTGGCGCGTGAGGGGGCGGCCTTGTATCTCGGTAGACAGCAGGAAGTCCAGGTCAGAAAAATAGTTGGCTCGATAAATTTCGCTTTCACGAATCCTCAAGAGCTGCGCAAGATCGGGGAGAAGTGCATTCACTTAATGGGTGAACCCGCATCGGGCATGCATGAGTTTTGCCAGGCGATACTACGATG
- a CDS encoding sulfotransferase, with amino-acid sequence MGQPSVSIYLLSSERSGSNLLRHRICQYADNLCSVPPATILRTLGYWEPLMGPFSDDAKWMSTIRYALRCCYERAVPWEIVFSPEYIANVYADYYGNERSVIRLTDVLYREYAAHKGFSGYFCKEIWLFDFAESIAHQLPHARFIHLYRDPRDYVLSQQNRPFGNQSALDMARLWLKECNSCLRAVNSPIVQGRTFSVSYEQLLQHEYSILQIFGMDIQGCAAGVEQSISEYNFHELKNVHKQTMKQNFNKYKTLMSHKEVRIIESVCWNTMRFLDYNTEYEARPSLSWRDFYVYQFSKCVKTFFRNRINRFRLRNEPINRRAAQGLVSELTHNYR; translated from the coding sequence ATGGGTCAACCATCTGTAAGTATTTATTTATTATCTTCAGAGCGTAGCGGAAGCAATCTGCTTAGGCATAGAATATGTCAATACGCAGATAATTTATGCAGTGTTCCTCCAGCCACTATTTTGAGGACTTTAGGCTACTGGGAACCATTGATGGGTCCATTTTCAGATGACGCTAAATGGATGAGCACAATAAGATATGCCCTGCGTTGTTGCTATGAAAGAGCAGTACCCTGGGAGATAGTCTTTTCCCCTGAATATATTGCAAATGTATATGCTGATTATTATGGAAACGAAAGGTCAGTTATACGTCTGACAGATGTGTTGTACAGAGAGTACGCTGCGCATAAAGGTTTTTCCGGTTATTTCTGTAAGGAAATATGGTTGTTTGATTTTGCGGAAAGCATTGCCCATCAATTACCTCATGCAAGGTTCATTCATCTTTACCGTGACCCTCGGGACTACGTTTTAAGCCAGCAAAACAGACCTTTTGGTAATCAGTCGGCATTGGATATGGCACGACTCTGGCTAAAGGAGTGCAACAGTTGTTTAAGGGCTGTAAATAGCCCGATTGTTCAAGGTAGGACATTTTCTGTTTCATATGAGCAGCTTCTTCAACACGAGTACTCAATACTTCAAATCTTTGGGATGGATATTCAGGGGTGCGCAGCCGGGGTGGAGCAGAGTATTTCCGAGTATAATTTTCATGAATTAAAGAATGTCCATAAACAAACCATGAAGCAGAATTTTAACAAGTACAAAACATTAATGAGCCACAAAGAGGTCAGGATTATTGAATCAGTGTGTTGGAATACTATGCGTTTTTTGGATTATAATACTGAATATGAGGCAAGGCCATCTCTTTCTTGGAGAGACTTCTATGTATATCAATTTAGTAAGTGCGTAAAAACTTTTTTTCGTAACCGGATTAATAGATTCAGGCTTCGTAATGAACCGATCAATAGAAGGGCGGCTCAAGGCCTGGTGTCTGAACTGACGCATAACTATAGATGA